The Bombus vancouverensis nearcticus chromosome 7, iyBomVanc1_principal, whole genome shotgun sequence region ATTTGTACTTTTTGATAGGGAGAACGTGCTTCAAAAACCAGTTTGTCAATGTCATATTCAAGTAATCTGTCAtcttaaaaaaggaaataattttattaccaTACTGAAAACTTACAGAATATAAGTAATTGCATAAGAAAGCATTTAATAGATGCATGCAATGCAAAGCATAAATCTCGTAGAACAAAGATTCTTATATCaaaactaaaattaaaaagaatgaaaatattgAAGATTTAGGAGTGTCACATGTGGATTACTAAATTTATcatattatttatgtttattagTCTCATGTATATTTGATATAGCATGTAAATTGAAGAAATAAAGAATACTATTTActtaacatatttataaaaatataaagtccCACAAAATTATAGCTGTTAAAATCATTTAAGATCACAAAATTGATTTTTGATATTTGCTGTCTTTTTTTAAACAACTCATTATGTTTAGATATAAACTGTAACAAAGAAACTGATCAACCAAAGataaaatagtttaaatgtgTTTTTTATTGAAGAAAGGAAATAAAAGATGTATATAGAAATGAAAATACTTGTTGGTAATAAATGAATAACAATTAAGTAATCGATATTACTTCCGCACGATGAATAATGAAAAGAATGATTAGTATAGGAAAGTAAATTACACAGAATTGAGGAAATGAATCGAAAGCATTTTTCGTTAACGACGCATGATGAAATGAAAAATCTTGCGGATAAAATGCTCCGCTTATACCGTAAacagaataataaataaaaaactcaCCGGCGGTAGGAAAGTATCTCTCAAAAGGTCCGCCGCGTTTAATCGGTGTAAGCGAGTGCGAACGCGTAGAGGCTACTGCCGCCTGCAACGCCGTCTCCAATTCTCTGGCCAACTAAAGGTGGCCGCGACAAGCGAACCgacgaataaaaaaaaacagaaactaTCTTGTTACACCAATCGTAACAACTCTCTTTTTTTACGTATGAATCAAGCCATTTTCCCTTTGCGGAAAAACTAAAAAGTAATACCGAGGGGGTGGGGCGGGAGGAAAATACACGTTGACCGGAAAAAAAGTAATCGACCGAAGCTGTTGTCTTTAGAGTGCAACGGAAACGATTCGCACATTTTTAAAGTGCTATAGATAAACTAATAGGAACTAATTGGGGAGTGGTTTCTACCTGATAGTGTCAGATAGAGGTCATATATGGTTCCTCGCCTTACTGGTGGCAGGCGCTTACTGCGTTGGCTGTTCAGAGCCATCGCAACGTCCGCTTCCAGGTATCGCCACTGCTACAAGGTCTTCTTTGTTATGCGTGTTTCTTCCGCATATAGTAAaatttttacttatttctatAATACTATTCGTCAAACGAGATGATTTTACAATACGTTTATCTTGCAATTTTAGCGTTCAGCGGCAAAAATCGGCAAACGAAAAATCACGGTTTAACGAATGCAAAAATCTTCACGTTTTTCATATTGAACAAATCTTTTTGAGGACATCTTTAGCACAGTCATTATTATGATATATCATATGTAACAAGATGTACCTTGTAATGACCCCATGTTTGAGAGATACAAAAGCTGATTTTGTACTTGATATTCATGAGAGGCaattaaatattatgaaatttgCAACTATGTATTGCAAAACAATTACTGTAATTAATATAAAGGACTGTACCTCAAAATCCAAAAGTGCTTCTTCTTCATCTCTCTTATAATATTCAATGTTAACAGTGATTAAGCCTTCAGTATATCCTCGAATTGTAATTAGACTACCTTTGGGACCTGTATATAAAACTAAAAAGCTTCCATCAATGCTTGATTCAGTTAATGGCTTCAGACTATCAAAGTGTTCTTGAAGGACATTAGCAATTGCTATTTTTAGATTGGATCGTTTCTCCACATCTACTATTACATTTGATGGTACTGTAAAGTCAAGAAGCACAGTGTGGGCAACCATTGTATAAAAACCTAAAATCATTTTTATtgcttattatttatttattaatagttattaattgaatattacacataatttaatataaaatttattcaagaaagctacataaataaaatattaaattaaaatgagATATTCTGTAACTTAGTATTTATCATAGAATATACTTTTATCTCTTTTAATACACAACAAACTTAATTAATACTAAATATTAgaaaaagattttttaatacctgtatattaatataaaatgacTGCAAAATGAAGAAAATCACAATTCCTGTACAAATCCTTAAATTGAATAAACATAAAAGAActtgtagaaaatattttaaattcctCCTGGAAAATAGAGAAGTTTTAAGGTTATACTACATCACGCATAGTAGAAAATAAGTTAAATTGCCTTAAACCAATAGTTCAATTATAAGTAATGAAATGATTAACTTCGTTAACAATATATAAGTaggccaatttttttttaaataagtttcaattgttataatattaaaatcattaaaattatatttcaaatcattttttgttgaaataaaaattttgtaattgCATCTAAAACTTCCTTACAACAACAAAGagttaatattaactttttaatattaataagcaaacattatataaattaatttttacatcttatattcatattaataattaaatgaatgTAAGCTGCAAAAATTAtgtgaaaatacttaatatatataaaatcacaTGGTCAAGTAACCTAAgggtaaaattatatatataatgacacagaaatataattaatagaaCTCATGCCATTACtctaaaatttatttgtaaaaaataatacttCTTAAATGAAACTCATtagtttttatatatttatatataggtaTTTAAAAGTGTACATCACATGATTAGATAATACCATTAATCAAAACAGGAATTATACTCACAAATTACACTTACAATAATAACTCTCAATCACAAGACCagtaatttatacgataaaaatgCTTTTGCAATACAGGTCGTTATATTACACTGTGTTCCAATCAGTGCTACcaattgtttatgtagataaaCTTTTACACCGTTTCAAATCTGCAcattgaaatttataatataatttaacgaaAAGCTGAGATGGTATTAAAACATTTGCAATATTTTTAGTATaattctaatattttataaaattatgtgTTACAGTTATAGAAATACAGATCCTGAAACAAATCAATGGTTTTCCCTCACTCTGCAATTTAGAGAATTTTAGGAATTTCTCAAAATTTACCAATTGAAATTCAAATTGACAGAATTAAAATGTTACGTTCTATTTAGTTGCCGACGAgaaggtagcgttaactgacgtttaATACAACTGGCAATAAGTTGCAGTTTccgctaacctgctatgtgctaTACTGGCatgggagaggattaaagttgtttGAAAAGTAAATTAACAATATGTAATGATTTATCCAAATCTTACTCGATTTCGACATTGACAATTGTCTGACAGACTGACGGATATAAAATTCTTCTGTTGACTAAATGATAACTAAGTCTTCGAATGGTAATTATTCGGTTGACGAACGGTAATTAATTCACAATATTTGATAGACGAATGGTAACTAATATACTCGATAGACGAAAGGTAAATATTCTTACTGATTTCTCTGAGTCGCTACACTTATTTATATCTGTCGGAGACGAAAAAATGTCGTTTGAAAATGTTTGAATGTTTGCTTATAATGTCGTTTGAAAATGTTTGAATGTTTGTTTATAATGTCGTTTGAAAATGTTTGAATGTTTGTTTATgtcaaaaaaaatattaatttattcatttatattacaaagtattacatttatattataaagcatatatgtatactttagtaaaatagtaatattttaATCACTGGCATTATCAGCCTGGTTATCATCTTCTCTTCCACTTTCTGAGGCGCTCCTAGAATTCGATTCTTCATCTGAATCTTTAAGAACCtttcctttgatatttttttttggTCTCAATGTTTCAAAGTCTGAACCTTCTTCATCTGATGAATATATATTTGatgctaaaaatataaaaataaacaagtACTTTTTAATCAATGTCTtttaagtaatttatttattttatttaagtaaGTCAAGTATAACTTACCTTTAACAGGAATATTCATTCCTTTcttatatttattcttaattGCTGCAAGAGAAATAGCACCTTCGTCATCTGAACCATCATCATGATAAGCATCAGCTCCATATCCACCAACAGATCTTCCAGTAGTTCCTCTACCTGCAGTACTTTTCTTTGTTTTACTTTGAACTCGCATTGCCATGCGcaatttctcttcctctttctgtaTAATAATAGATCTAAGTGCTGTGTTATACACAAATTTcatgataaaatggaattaaaCAAACATAATTTACCTTAATCATTTCATATCTATTTTGATCTGGATTGGTTCCTACTTGAGATAATACTTTTATACCAGAAGTTTTTTGTGATCTATCTGCTAAAGACATTGTCATTTTTCTATGAGTGAAGGATTCTGTAGAATGTGGACGGAATGTCAATTTTGTTCGAAACACTGCTTGTCCTTGAAGACCAGTTCCTTGTCGAATATAGAGGTGATTATGATCACCCTGAAGTGGTTGTTTATATACATCAAAAATCTCAGAGCCAAGGTGTAGAGACATGCTGCCATCAGACCATTTTACAAACCTGGCATTACTTTCTTTGATAACTTTACCCTGTTCatcaaaagtttctttccaaCGAAgagtattttctacttttaattTCAACCTGGCTCGACCTTCCTCATCTAAAGTTTCTTCTTCGTCAATTTCATCTTCATATGTTTCTGTATCAAATGGTCGTGTTTCTACTGAAAGGAAATTTGGAAGTTTTACAAAATGTATTTCACGACCTAAATCTGTACTGATTTTTGGGATTTCTACATCAATTCTTGTCTCTGGTGGAGGTTCtggttcttcttctttttctttatctacatcctaaaaataatgaattgtAAATATCTTTTGCTTGTGAAGaatcttttaattaaaaataacttattttatatatacatcttCAATAACAGCCTGACTAGGGCCTTCACCACCACTATCAGATCTCTCTGGGCTTCTACTTCTGCTCCTACTTTTACTTCTGCTTCTGCTTCTACTTCTGCTTCTACTTCTACTTCTACTCCTACTTCTGCTTCTGCTTCTGCTTCTGCTTGTACTTCTACTTCTACTTttgctcttttctttcttctcatcTTCTTTGTCCTTTTCA contains the following coding sequences:
- the Atu gene encoding another transcription unit → MINSPESEKNKPIDSEQSSSESSEENKDDNESEKSLKTRDSIKSSDSDGEASPAPKENNSGSASEADNETKKSKPLIDSDSESEAGDKQTLAPTADALFGDASDISTDDEKDKEDEKKEKSKSRSRSTSRSRSRSRSRSRSRSRSRSRSRSRSKSRSRSRSPERSDSGGEGPSQAVIEDDVDKEKEEEPEPPPETRIDVEIPKISTDLGREIHFVKLPNFLSVETRPFDTETYEDEIDEEETLDEEGRARLKLKVENTLRWKETFDEQGKVIKESNARFVKWSDGSMSLHLGSEIFDVYKQPLQGDHNHLYIRQGTGLQGQAVFRTKLTFRPHSTESFTHRKMTMSLADRSQKTSGIKVLSQVGTNPDQNRYEMIKKEEEKLRMAMRVQSKTKKSTAGRGTTGRSVGGYGADAYHDDGSDDEGAISLAAIKNKYKKGMNIPVKASNIYSSDEEGSDFETLRPKKNIKGKVLKDSDEESNSRSASESGREDDNQADNASD